A single window of Microbispora hainanensis DNA harbors:
- a CDS encoding GNAT family N-acetyltransferase: MAGDALAGDLEPGDPVRGGENGPAPLRIRRYRWSDLDAVWSLHQMGLAQVGVVPGDGVYYDDDFPRITEVYLRAGGDFLVGEVPGAGLVAMGGLRRIDADTAEMCRLRVHPDHQRRGYGARITQELEDRARRLGYSTLRGDTTMRQVAALELYRKSGWRELRREVRGDNVVIYIEKQLNAVVSPLFSR; the protein is encoded by the coding sequence GTGGCAGGAGACGCGCTGGCGGGAGATCTCGAGCCGGGAGATCCCGTGAGGGGCGGGGAGAACGGGCCCGCGCCGCTGAGGATCCGGCGATACCGCTGGTCCGACCTCGACGCGGTGTGGTCCCTCCATCAGATGGGCCTGGCCCAGGTGGGTGTCGTGCCGGGTGACGGCGTCTACTACGACGACGACTTCCCCCGGATCACCGAGGTCTACTTGAGGGCCGGGGGCGACTTCCTGGTGGGGGAGGTGCCCGGTGCGGGGCTCGTCGCGATGGGAGGCCTGCGGCGCATCGACGCCGACACGGCCGAGATGTGCCGGCTCCGGGTCCACCCCGATCACCAGCGGCGCGGCTACGGCGCACGGATCACTCAGGAGCTTGAGGATCGGGCGCGCCGGCTCGGCTACAGCACCTTGCGCGGCGACACCACCATGCGTCAGGTGGCCGCGCTGGAGCTCTACCGCAAATCCGGGTGGCGGGAGCTGCGACGCGAGGTACGTGGCGACAACGTGGTGATTTATATCGAGAAGCAGCTAAATGCCGTTGTCTCGCCACTTTTCTCCCGATAG
- a CDS encoding tetratricopeptide repeat protein has product MSGRQHRETEIARRIRARGLAAGRSLAQIAEEIHKDCGPQFGTTRIKAHRLSHGVALADVIEQVRALFEKDGKAVPGIGETLLSAYESGMKRPGPEYLHYLCSVYRVEPLALGFESPCICGHGHPGESGGGESEQDRHITSPAPWGAPAPSGGGTHPVDGGEEDENVLRRTLLKLLAGGAVGSVGLKELNEEVLGAVENLRRRMDETMVMATVSPAMLDQWEQATFGFGRQYMNTPPVRLLCDVMLEFTAVRKALDHRQPIDVQERLCRMAAQLAGLTGMIMIDLGDQRMARSFFRTGRMAADETGDRALRAWVTAREALVPLYYGDPREALTLAKKSRDLAGHTPCAARTMAPVVEARALAKIAGVNGSRHEVVEQAKRALHRARAAFQQMTDSDREDPAFGYTERQLYFYQGDVLVKLGQTVEADVILQQALDKYTDEDLLDQTLIRFDRAMCRLIDGDVDAALKLGEEAIELVDKDYRTDLLLRPAYDLVKEIRAKHGDSPRLQAFCEMLKESRVEVPPELLQDAG; this is encoded by the coding sequence ATGTCCGGCAGGCAACACAGGGAGACGGAGATCGCGCGCCGGATCCGGGCGCGGGGCCTGGCCGCCGGGCGTAGCCTGGCCCAGATCGCCGAGGAAATCCACAAAGACTGCGGACCACAGTTCGGCACGACTCGGATCAAGGCACATCGCCTCTCGCATGGTGTGGCGCTCGCCGACGTGATCGAGCAGGTGCGCGCTCTCTTCGAGAAGGACGGAAAAGCCGTCCCAGGCATCGGCGAGACGCTACTGTCCGCGTACGAGTCGGGCATGAAGCGGCCCGGCCCGGAGTACCTCCACTATCTGTGCTCGGTCTACCGGGTGGAGCCCCTGGCCCTCGGGTTCGAAAGCCCGTGCATCTGCGGCCACGGACATCCGGGCGAATCGGGTGGCGGGGAGTCGGAGCAGGACAGACATATCACTTCACCCGCCCCGTGGGGTGCGCCCGCCCCGTCAGGCGGCGGCACCCATCCGGTGGACGGGGGCGAGGAGGACGAGAACGTGCTACGGAGGACGCTGTTGAAGCTCCTCGCCGGCGGCGCCGTCGGGTCGGTCGGGCTCAAGGAGCTCAACGAAGAGGTGCTCGGCGCGGTGGAGAACCTCCGCCGGCGGATGGACGAGACGATGGTCATGGCCACGGTCTCGCCGGCGATGCTCGACCAGTGGGAGCAGGCCACGTTCGGCTTCGGGCGGCAGTACATGAACACCCCGCCCGTACGGCTGCTCTGCGACGTCATGCTGGAGTTCACCGCCGTGCGCAAGGCGTTGGACCACCGGCAGCCCATCGACGTGCAGGAACGGCTGTGCCGGATGGCCGCCCAGCTCGCCGGGCTCACGGGAATGATCATGATCGACCTCGGGGACCAGCGGATGGCGCGTTCGTTCTTCCGCACCGGCCGGATGGCGGCGGACGAGACCGGCGACCGGGCGCTGCGGGCCTGGGTCACCGCCCGTGAGGCGCTGGTGCCGCTCTACTACGGCGACCCGCGTGAGGCGCTCACCCTGGCGAAGAAGAGCCGCGACCTGGCCGGCCACACCCCCTGTGCCGCGCGGACCATGGCGCCCGTCGTCGAGGCGAGGGCGCTGGCGAAGATCGCCGGCGTCAACGGCTCGCGCCACGAGGTGGTCGAGCAGGCCAAGCGGGCCCTGCACCGCGCCAGGGCGGCCTTCCAGCAGATGACCGACAGCGATCGGGAGGACCCGGCGTTCGGCTACACCGAGCGGCAGCTCTACTTCTACCAGGGCGACGTCCTGGTGAAGCTGGGGCAGACGGTCGAGGCCGACGTGATCCTGCAGCAGGCGCTCGACAAGTACACGGACGAGGACCTGCTCGACCAGACCCTGATCCGGTTCGACCGGGCGATGTGCCGGCTCATCGACGGCGACGTCGACGCCGCGCTCAAGCTGGGCGAGGAGGCCATCGAGCTGGTCGACAAGGACTACCGGACCGACCTGCTGCTCAGACCGGCGTACGACCTGGTGAAGGAGATCAGGGCCAAACACGGCGACTCGCCCAGGCTCCAGGCCTTCTGCGAGATGCTCAAGGAGAGCCGGGTCGAGGTGCCGCCGGAGCTGCTCCAGGATGCCGGGTGA